In Candidatus Electrothrix scaldis, the genomic window GGTAAAATGCCTGAAAGATTATGGCCCCTTGCCTGAAGTTATTGAGGACGGTGCAACCTTTGAGGAGAATGCCTATAAAAAGGCCCATCATTATGCCCGTGTTCTCGGAGTGCCTGCCCTTGCAGATGATTCCGGTTTGGTGGTGGATGCTCTGGATGGGGCTCCTGGTGTGTATTCTGCCCGCTACAGTGGAGAGAAGGCAACAGATTGGGATAATTGCGAGAAACTGCTGCAGGAGATGAAAGGCCAGACAGACCGCACAGCCCGTTTTCAATGTGTTCTCTCTTTAGCCACCCCTGGCGGCCCTGCCCTGACCTGGGAAGGCAGCTGTGAGGGAAAAATTACCGAAGAGCGGCAAGGTGACTCAGGATTTGGCTATGACCCGGTTTTCTTT contains:
- a CDS encoding XTP/dITP diphosphatase, which gives rise to MNNIIVLATNNQNKVKEFQALVKDFPIEVKCLKDYGPLPEVIEDGATFEENAYKKAHHYARVLGVPALADDSGLVVDALDGAPGVYSARYSGEKATDWDNCEKLLQEMKGQTDRTARFQCVLSLATPGGPALTWEGSCEGKITEERQGDSGFGYDPVFFYEDFGKTFAEVSMEEKSGVSHRGKAMQEMSSEFDKVMVWLRQRMEEIRPKKPDHSEFEHNDWSQERMV